aattaggtaaatctttaaaattctattatctGGATCCGTCCTATCTACCAATGAAAGCTTCATTAGGCTCCTACCAAATGGAAATCAAACTAGGGAGCTAAAGCCAATCTCTTTTCAAAATAACATGGAAGCATCACGTACTCCAAAAAATCTCATTTGAGTATTCTTAAACTGGTACGGTTGAGATTTGTCCCACTAAATCTAACTCAACTCTTGGTCATTCTTgtactatctttttttttctccactTGTGTGTTATTTCAgttaattgatttattttagttgtacacccaataaaaatattttctagatACCCAACCTCGTACTACTAGCTACACAATTGCATGTGCTAAAAAGGGTCTATGATATATGATTATAAACATAGCCAGAAAATCCTCACCAGAAGAAATGTTGTAACCATATGTCctgaaaacatagaaaatgactGAAACAGTGTATAAATCATCTTCACCCGCCATCATCTCCTCTATCTTTTGGAAACCATCTTTTAGAGTCTCCACGATCTCATCCTCGAAATGATATGCGACACCAAGTGTCACAAGCAAATAGGTAAAAAGAAATTTCTTCTTAATGCCTTTGGAAGATATGAACATGTTCCTCACTTGTGGCTTTAGTGCCTCTATCTCTCTCCCTATCGCATCCATTTGCTTCCAAAAAGGAAATACACCCATGAATTCatgtatttaacaaaaaaaaaagactttgtatgagagagagagagagagagagagagagagagagagagagagagagagagagagagagagagagagagagagtgacaAATTGATGAGAGTAAagaacacaaaagtgtttatggaaGAATTATATTAGACTCTcatgaaaataatgttataaGATGCATAGTTTATATAGAGAATAAATCAAACTAATTTCCTAAACTAATATGAAATAGCATATAATAGATAATGATAAACTTCATATTCTAATATATTGATGTATATCCTAATATTGACTATTGGATTGGATCGATCTTCTAGATCTCTCAATACCCTCCCTCAAGCTCATACGTGGTAACACATATGAGATTGAACAATCTTCAAATTAGGTGGTAGAAGTAGATCATGCACTAATCGTTGCGGAAGCTTGATGAATGTACCATAGCTTGCGATTTTGCAAGCAGAGATAGATGATCTGAGTTTTGGTTTGAATGTTTGTTTTATCCATCCTACAATGAGATGATTGTTTGCTCTCCAATTTTCACGGTAGGGTGAATCGGCTGCCGGTAGACTGCCGTTAAGAAATCTGAATCTTCGTGAGCTAATAGCCATACGAAAATTGATGAATGAATGTTTGAATTGTTGAATGAATTTTCCTTGTTTCAAATCGAGAAACAAAGGAGTAGAGAATAAGTTTGATGAATTGCGATTTTGCAAAGACACCAAAACTATGATTGaataaaaatcttcttcttcaagtcGTGAATAAAGAAGTTTTTGAATGAGAAGTGATTGTTCTGCGATTTTGCAAGACAACACGAGAATAAagatgtttttgatgtttttagttttgttcaggctctgataccatgacaaATTGATGAGAGTAAagaacacaaaagtgtttatggaaGAATTATATTAGACTCTcatgaaaataatgttataaGATGCATAGTTTATATAGAGAATAAATCAAACTAATTTCCTAAACTAATATGAAATAGCATATAATAGATAATGATAAACTTCATATTCTAATATATTGATGTATATCCTAATATTGACTATTGGATTGGATCGATCTTCTAGATCTCtcaatagagagagagagagagagagagagagagagagagagagagagagagagagagagagagagagagagagagagagagagagagagagagagagagagagagagagagagagagagacttacTGAGAAATCTAGGTTACCAAAGAGGGATTGATGATCCCATTTAGAAGGGAAAGGCTTTCTGATATTACGATTATTTTCTTCATCTTCACAAGCCAGAGGATTAGCCGTCGCTTTCAAAGAAACAAAATGTGCATGGTTACGAGGATATGACGTTGCCGGAGAACGATGGAGTTTGCATGCTGGAAATAAATTGGTTTGAGAACAAAAGGAGAGTCTCGATCCAGGTTTTGTTCCAAATATTCCAATGGCTTCCATGTTCACCACTGATGATATGGGAATCGAGGATCCAGGTTTCACTACCAAATTTATAGGCAcaatgtttttgtcttttttttgtcGGCCAATGTTTTTGTCGCATGAAAGGAATAATAACTTCATAAAGAAGGAGAtttattcttttatattttttctttatttggtaCTAAAAGCTGGTGTAACCGCAGCGGTTGCAGATGTGGTTGCGGGTGCAGTTGCGGACGTTTGCGGATGCGGATGGTTGCGGGTGCAGTTGTGGGCGTTTGTGGATACGCGTAGTTACGGTTTTAGGCGTtattaagagatttgtacgactggtacatcggttagaaattggtgcgtttgcgggatacttatgactggctAACTACCAAGCGCATCaatggttaaataataaatcaataatatttaaattttatataattataaaaatattaaatcatattattataataaacataaaatttatatttataaattatactattaaatttttaagaaattatacagaatattttgtttttaaattttatagtataaattaaaatataatatatatatatttagtattaatgttattttaatttttaaatttaattgaatattttattcttgaatttatattgtttttttgtaaaaaaaaggaaaacatttaTCCTCCCGCAATCGCCCGTAACCGCAAACGGTAGCTAGAAGCATCTTTTGAATTTAAGAGGTccagagcggtttgaagcgcTTTATAGCATTTTCAGTGATTGTTTCAAACGCCAGCAACCACTATCAGCCGTAAaaactgcgtttgcgggtgCTAGCGGGGAAACTAGTCATGCCCTAAGTGGATATGCAAActgtaattttgtttttcatctaattttttgttctttatctaaacaaaattttatggCCTCTCCACTTTCATCTAGGCCTCGGCGTTCAAACACCCGTTCGGATTCGAGTAATGTATTGtgaatttttaggtatttgGCTATAGGGatctagaacccgttcgggtatttttacatATCGGGTCGGTTCAGATGCTTTTAGTTCAGGTTCGGTTATTTCAGGTCGGGTTCGTAAATTTTTTTACCTAAAAATTTACAATTaacttatataattataaaaatttaataggTTGGACAATTAATAGATTTGGaaacaaaactttaaaaatagaaagacattAATCTAGTTGTTGTTTTGAGAAACTGAATACATGAACTAAGAagcttgacatgcattttaagtgaataataaattactaTATGCaactatatgtatattatctgaTCTTGAGTCATGTAcaatatcaatataaatattttgaataaatgaGAGAATTAAACTACGAATATAGGATTAAacatacatatgttcggttttATTCGGATATCCGTTCGGGTTTAGATATTATCCGTCTGGAGGTTcagatatccaatctctcctaactCAATACCCATTAGGATATTTTGCTATATCGGTTCGAATTTGAATTCGTCGGATTCGACTGTCGGGTAAAATGCCCATGTCTACTTACAACAGTTATTAAGATCTATTTCATTTTCAAgctttgcatagatatttgtatgaatatattttataaataaatatgcgTCTAAAACTCTCGTCAATAAATTTTCTGGAGAGAACGATTCTTGCGTCTTCACTCTACTGAAGTAcgggaacttttttttttatcacctgTACGCTGTAACTTAACAGAGAAGCAGATTTTTTGTTATATGCATTATTTCTGACTTCTCAgcactacaaaaaaaacagtGTAATTCCCAATGGAACACAATCTGTTAAGAATACTCAGGAATTCCCGACGAGAAATCGACGAAACGCAGTCCATCAAATCTcgtcaaataaaaaattatagacaCAAACGGATCCATCGAAAATCCACTAGGAATTTGTCAACATTAATCTATTAACCAGATATTGACCCGCTATCTCAAGAGCggatatatgttttgtttttaaatttttttgtctaatataatttatatgtttgtgtgtttataattatatttttgtatgatatgaatttaatagaatatattatttttgtaagtatattaaataaatcaagtTTCATATGTACTTGTGTCTTTCCTTGTATCATATATgcatttttttgtaatcatattatgtttttatatgtgATCATATGATAGACTACATGTAAGGGTAAGAGTTCGGGTTCGATTCCGACTATTCAAATATTGGTTTTTAGATGAGAGATTAAAACCTATttggatatttataaattttagttcgGATTGAGTTTGGATCATTACAGGTTCAGTTCAactcatttaaattatgtaaaaatattaaaatacaaatatagtcgccctttaaattatgtaaagaaaaatttgttttactttctttgaaaattttaatttttataattgtatttttttgtattcatattatatttagtattaatttaatttaatctattttggtagttaaattaatgttaaacataatatgattaaaaaaatataaatttaaaaataaaaaacaaaacaaaaaatatacccgctaGAATCAAGTGCTTTTTAAAATAACCAGCAAAAAGTTGTAATCACAAATTTTTGCAAGTTTGAtgtaaacttaataaaattCTAAGGATATTGTTTATTAGTATAATTTATGGCAGttaattttctttctaataaaaaggcaaaaataaaaatacatatattttactCTTCTTGACATCATATTGGGTATCTTCAttgtttgaaatattttttactggGTATTTCTTTTTGATGAAATGATATGGCATTAGTTGTATTAAAAAATGGCATGGGCTATAGAAAACTATTACATAAGAAACGAAATCTATGAAATTAAAGTCACTCGACAGTTTTAGCTATATAAAAAGTGGGTCCCGATTATTTAGGAGTTTATAGTGGAAGTTATTTAGCGTACAAAGTAGTTAGTGTTAATtgtgttttaataatattgatatatgaaaataattgttGGACACTATTTTTATCAATGGGTCACACTactgttttaatataatagatattacCTCTCCTCCTTCACAAGATATCACCAAAAAACATGtttcttttgattattttttatcgTCAATGGATAAACCTACTACAGATTCGGAGACAAATTCACTTACACAAAACTATGCAGATAGTATtagaaacaaagacaaaaagTTGGAAACTGTTAGTAGTTCCCTACAGATTCCTGGGAATTCCTGACGGGTTCTCGGCGAATTTGGGATTTAGGAAATGaaataaacatattatatgTCAAATCGATACATTAAAGATCAACATTTCATTAGTGTAAAACATCATATGACATAACAAACACTCAATcatcgaaaatataaaatatatgtatccTAAATGGAATGAATTATAGACTTCACATTAACATTATATATACCTATAACGATTTTTTATTGGatcaataataatttaaatttggttttataaatattttaaaaagtgttTAGAGGTCACAAACCTTGTTAAATCATTTGTACACTGTCAACATatattgtcaatattttttttttgcttttgtaaCCCAAAACTCAGATCCTTCGGGTATTTTTGGGGTAAATATGCCAGTCCGTTGGGAATTTCCCTTTGATTTTTGAAGGATTGGAATATCTTTCCCTTCAGTTACCAAGAATTattggaaacacaaaatttgaatatctttaaaaaaaacagtgaCATATTTCTGATAGAAGACATATTTCGTTAAGAATTCGTCGAGACTTTTTGTAATTGGGGTTTTTTTCCAGGTGTTTTTCGCTTTCCCAACGGAATATACCATGACGGTGCTTCAAGAGAGGCATGCTTCCCAATGATGATCTATTGAAGGAACTAACAAATTAGGTTGATGCCTTCCCATCTTGTCAAAAAGGACACAATGAGGTGAGTTAAGGTATATGGTGGTTTGGTGTAACGCTGACTTGATTGGTTTTTAAGGCAATCAACATATGATTGGTCTGTTCAGGACGGTCTTGAGATTTTAGAGGCTTTAGGCAATTTAATAAGGGTTTCGATTTTTTTCACAAATGTTGGGGGCCTATCGGTGGTGATGGTACATCGAGTTTCCAAgtatggtcttttttttttccttttgtttgcATGTTGTAGAACTAATCACTTGGAACCATGTTTTCGGAAAGCCGATTTCTACCAATAACTATCCTAAGAATTTATGGTAGCCCTTTCATGTGCGGCATGGAACGTCTTCCGGGCATGCTATCTTCGTCCTTGACGGTTGGTTTCTCAGTCTCGGTCAAATTTCCATTGCTGcttcaaaataaaaagtatatattcGACATGGAAATCTTTTATTGCAATACCTAATTCATTTTGTGCACTCAATTTTAAGTAAAATATAGAATTTGATCCGTGCATCCAcactgatatttattttttctctttctaaaagtaaatatttaattttcatgatttgtgatatagtatattttaatatttaccatataattaattgtatattattatgtttcaaaaacatattttcattgtgTGAATGTGATAATATAATTTTCTGCATTAAATTGGCATTTGTATTGTATCTTatttataatgtatatattaGTAAGATAgcattttgaatattatttgtatcagtaataattaattttcaaattattagcaacacatatttatatatatctaaagcAATCATGTACACTAATTTTGGTATTACgaaatctatattatataagTGAACTTGATGTTGCTAAAAATGGAGTActgaatttataaagaaaatcgACTTCAAACATGTAAATATATCAACATAAATCATTTTTTGTTAAATCAATATAAATCATCAGATAACCATTATTAAATGTTAATATATGAGTCGCAAAGTATATTTTAGTCGAAATGTACATGAGAGCACGGCAAATGGAGAAATGGGAGACGTTGGCCAATGCTCGGAGAGGTGGGCGATGTTGACCAAAGCTCGGGAGATGTTGGTGATGTTGTCCATTGATGCTTCAGCTTCTTAATCTCCAAGTAATCTTTAAATTGGCTCTAGTTTGAATATCGATCCAGTTTCTAAGTCTTCAGTTCTACCACAGCTCAATCATTCTATTCACAAGCTTGATGTAGCATATTTTTGTATTTCCAACAGGTTCAAGTTGTCCACTTAATTTTTGCGTCTCAAAAAAGCAATATtacaatcatcaaaaaaaaaaaaagaaatataacttTTCATTAATGGATATTCATGTTGGAATTTATAAGCACATGTCCAATTTTATATTATTCGAGTATGATATTATCTATTTTGGACCTAATAGGCTGGTCCGCGTGGAAACCAAAAGGTTTAATACTAACTAGAATTAGatttctctttatatattagattttcttTTGTCTAGTTTTCAATGTGGGACTTAGATTGGCATATCTCATTATTCTACTCAAACAAAGGACCACAATCGTCTTATGTTCATTCCTCCAGCAAATTGGAGATGATCCTCTCAGAACTGAACTTCCAAGATCATCTTGACTTGATCTCTGCCGTATATCTTTCATTCCTAACTTAATGGGTACCATTCATATCTTGAggatatttttggttttcttgtGGATTTCTCGTTAatctggctctgataccaattgttggaaTTTATTAGTCCATGTCCAACTCAATATTATCCAATTAGTATGATATTGTCTACTTTGGAACTAAAAAACTGgtccgcatggatttacttttggttttttTCCCAAATGGTCTCATACTAATTAGACTTAGacttttctttatatattagacttttACTTGTCTAACTTTCTATGGAGGACTTAGATTAACATCTCTCAATTCATGTATCACGTCAAATTTTCTTAATCAAGAACATGATTTCTCGTTTTCTTAAATATGACCTCTTTTTATTTCGAGTTTATGATTAAACAAATACTTTTCTGGATTTATCAAAAGTTCCacatttgaaaatattctttAGTAAAATATTACTGAATTGTTTATAGCAAAACTCAGTTTATGTACAATTTTAAAATACGTGAAAGAAAAAAgcttaaaacattatttatttaaatcttttagtatattttaaaaatattacgaGTTTCATATTAAGATAGATTTTTCAGGTACTTGGCCCACATAGTAAGTCACAGATcgactatattttaattttaatttttttttgcttaactgtaaatcttatatatatgaaaagagtttacaagatgattttataaactacaGTTTGCTAGCATGAAAAAAACATGCTATCAAATAAAAGATTTTGGAGAGGCGCTTTGCTAGATCAGCCAGAGGGCCATGAGATTCTTGAATTGTTTTCTGGTCTTACGAGCAGAGATTGTGTTCCTGACCATTCTGTCAACAAGCTTGAAGAGGTCATAGGCTGGTAGCATCTGTTCTTGTAAACTATGTTGTTTTTTTCAGTCCAAGTGTAGTAGATGATGACTTGGACATCAATACTTCTTAAAGTTCGCGGTGACCGGGTGGAAGTCGAAGATGACCAACTCAGTAACTGCAACGAAGAAGTAAAAGTGATCGACACTTCAGAGAGCTTTTTGAGCATCAAACTCCATATAATCTGGGTATAGGGACAGTCAACAAAGAGATGATCCCTTGATTCATCTGAAGCCGAGCAGAGGCAGCAAGATGTTGGAATGAGCATTCCCCCAAGACGCAAGTCTTGTACGGGTGGGAAATCTATCTTGAACAGCAACCCACATATTGAATGCATGCTTGGGAGTATTCCCTTTGAACCATACCGCTTTGAACCAAGGGCGGTGTGGCTGCCTTTCTCTGATAACAttccaagtcttggaagaagagaaagattGCAGCTTCAATCCTTCAACTGTCCAAGAATAATAATCCGGTCCTTGGTTTTCAGAAGGAACGTCTATTGTGGTCAAATAAGCGTGAAGTGACACCGCTTCATCTGATCTAGGTGATGGCAGATGCCACAGACCTGCTCGGGTGGCTTACGAGACAGTAGCATGTAGAGGAATTCGCAGAGCTTGGGTCCATTTACTCCGAGAATGTCCAGCAGCggttgatgttaggagttttcaaggctcctaagacaaatgctgtagtataaatgattgtcgaaccagttctgagagatatcaaagcaccgagaatgcaagtaatcacttaatctaagtgcaaccaatgatttagatgggtttttaaactatgactaattaaaagaaataactaaatgatactttcttaactattggaaaagagaactcatggatatagggattagacctcgggtgatcaagtttcgaactaaagatggcaaacgatcaatcaatctattaaccTTAAGCTTGGACacgatcctaaacaaactctatgtctagatgaatgttcatttacttaacacaattcaaacatcaaatgtctttggttgaataatatgaaagcaatcataactagcaagtccaatggctatcttagcacctctaacaacaaatgtctttggcaaagtatgctaaaagctaagaagagttgtctcgggcatttcctcgaacacctttcggggggGAAATGCCTAAGGCTCAActactgagtggccaactcagaagatgcattatgctCACTcaactagcaaggaaatatgaatgacctacactaaaacatcctagttctaacctaatcaccctcaaTCAACCCATGAATttaaaaggtgattactcactaatctccatgattcctcttaaacccatgttggatttcagattaatcatgtagagaaacacaggaaatagataagaacacagaattctcaataataaactgatcaattgattcaaagagatcactttccaaaggtttttggtggtttttctaagaacaaagatgatctgcctcctggtggcttacagagtattaaaacataggtttagaaaataaaaacgtgcataatgaaatgaccaaaaggcccttgagaaatcataagttcgagtgAAATGAGacgcgcagcgacctcggctcgtcgctccgacaagtcgctccaggcttcgggagcgacctcgctgggtcgctgcgagaggtcgctccgagagcgatTTCGTGTCTCCGAGAACCaaaatggcgagcgacttctccctgtcgctctggtaaggtcgctccaagcttcgggagcgacttcAGCACGTCGCTCTGGAAGGTCGCTCCGAGGTCAAAATGTGTGTCTCCGGatgtgaaaacgcgagcgactttgtgcagtcgctctggatgagtcgctccgggatgtggtgCACAGCGACCTCATGCCGTCGCTCCGagaagtcgctccaggcagtgctcgtccaaagaccactctaatcacctcctttgagctccaaatgcacccaaatgtctccagaaactccatgtggtactcaaatacctgatagagacatatgtatgcaaaatgcaacctagacatggctaaatcctaatctatatgatgaaaatgcacatgaataaatggataaaacaatgtaaatatgcaagatatcaactcccccaaacttgttcttttacttgtcctcaagtgaactttctagaactcataaggagagaggtttgaaggtgggagctcatagccaaaagaaacacaactagcaaacataattagcacactctcttattacactctagcttctctaggcctatctcaactccttttgtccctacactcatcatcaagcatccacacattcaaatcaaccaactctcacattcattaagcacaaaacatcaggtgaattcttgcaaatggtccgttggtccaagtcatttggttgggtaagggaaggcttttattcaagtgattcaagaggttcaaaacatatgatctttaaggtggtttactctcaaaacaagtagccttgacattgcacataatatatctaagaaagggaccaactcatgcatacaatgctcaatctccattgttctaccttttcccaaacatacaattacacaatcattcccaaatgtcaaacccaactcacatctctcaccaaaagatcctaagaactttaactctttctttttgaaatctacaagggatttttctacaacctcaaaacatttcttagctcctaacaactttgctagcccccttttctttctttttttttttttttttttttttttttttttttttttttttttttttttttttttttttttttaggttgggggccaagacttttcaaaactagagctagaggttctctacttatcccagaaaatcaattcacttaagcacaaagagtctatcctttttatttttcatttctcccaaatcatgatcacaacactcaccctcccacctatagctagacaatagagtgtccaatctagcaaaaatgaagatcaagcattgtcgttcccgatactctcaacattatgcacatgtaagactttccgaagaaggcctcactcatcaaacaatgaaagcttaaaaggaaggaaaggttttgggagtggtctaccactagagtttgtcaaaaagattggcataaaagatgtgacaactcaagtgtgtatagccatgactcagtacacaagggaccctaagcaagaagcattaagttaattcagttcaaataaggttgtagttggcttcaaagactgagtttcagcaatcaacaagtttcaagaagagttttcaaggctcgaaacatacaagtcttttcgagAGGTGCATGGCTACTCAatggtgcaacgtagtgttctttacaaggcttttaaaatcattgctcccaatgcaagtgaatgcaacctatatgctctagactctcctaatggtgcaaatgatgcaaactaaatgaaaaactcttttttttttttttttatgcaaataggtgtgcaatgcatgactcaaatgaaacacaatcaaagcaaacatgatcaaatgcttggtacctcccccaaacttgagttacacagtctctgtgttgtcaaagAAAGAGGGAGATACCGagaagaaaactaatatgcaaaaatgaaatggtatatacaagggagagagagaagtacctcctatggatagtaggtgggggcagatgccccagcatcgtcgtcgtcaggaGGGAAGGTGGTGTAGTAACCACCGGATGCTGAACCGGAGCCTCCATACCATGGCTGGCTCTCAACCTCGTCAATCTCGTGCTCACTGTCAGAAGAAGCGAGGGATGGGGATTTGTTGCCGGAAGTGGAAGgttgagtgggtgggttcctccacttacgctgaagctgcgcagcagtgagggggaagCCAAGAGCATCAGGCGGGGATGGGGGCTGGGGGTTTGAGGTGTTCGCGAAAGCGAAATcggctgagctacatccagctattcctcccctagttaagacatcagctactttcttcatgaacttggctgaagtctttgcctgcttcttcacagtcttgctgagcgccttgcacttatccttcagcttttctatcgtTCTGTCCTGAGCTTTGTTCCACCTCTGGAGACGACcaatgtggtcatgagcatcacgGAGAGCTCCAGGGGGAAGGACTCCGTCATggggcttgaagtagtagcgcggaggtccatagataTGCTCAGACGTGTCTGCAACAGGCGAGTCAGGTTGCGTAGGGACACTCCTTCTCCTTGATGAAGCTGCTTGAATTGGATCGAGAGGCCCGTGTTCTCCGAGAAAGTACTCCTGGggaatgttgaagctgacagctCCTGGTATCTCTAAACTCGTCAGGttccggtttggaagaaccacctcgactggcttgccctgcaagtagtagtggtagacgtagtccttcccatacatcccactgaaataggtggcaatcctcaagtaggtGCCATCAATGAACCTAGGCCCcgctgcgtcctttcccaagggaacattcagaaattggagcagtggtgtgatcattccgcctatccccatctttgggcgcgaatcagtggtgtaccacgcccagtctctgtagtgtTCGAGACGGCCCACAAAGAAACTGACCATCCCAAAGGTAGCATAGATATCAGTGCTGGGAAGGGGTAACACTCCAGGTTGAGCGTAAGGACGGATAGCCGGacagagcagtc
The nucleotide sequence above comes from Brassica napus cultivar Da-Ae chromosome A9, Da-Ae, whole genome shotgun sequence. Encoded proteins:
- the LOC125578074 gene encoding uncharacterized protein LOC125578074 yields the protein MLSEKGSHTALGSKRYGSKGILPSMHSICGLLFKIDFPPVQDLRLGGMLIPTSCCLCSASDESRDHLFVDCPYTQIIWSLMLKKLSEVSITFTSSLQLLSWSSSTSTRSPRTLRSIDVQVIIYYTWTEKNNIVYKNRCYQPMTSSSLLTEWSGTQSLLVRPENNSRISWPSG